A window of Clostridium sp. 'White wine YQ' contains these coding sequences:
- a CDS encoding ABC transporter permease, with product MNIESFLHAAIIAGTPLLLATLGEILTEKVGNLNLGVEGMMLLGAVLGFLVGYGTGNPILALFAAIAAGAFGAFVYAVLTITFRTNQVVTGLTLTIFGTGVSSLLGQKVVGQVVPDSVKSFFAQMKIPVLGDIPFIGYILFNQDTFVYISYVLTIIVGIYMYKTRIGLNLRAVGENPGAADSVSINVSLYKYVNIIIGGALAGLGGAYLSLVYVPVWQDNITSGRGWIAVALVIFAAWNPYKAILGSYLFGGLDIIGFRLEKTIISPYILSMLPYLVTILVLVVISVRKSKKNAPPSSLGLPYFREER from the coding sequence ATGAATATAGAATCATTTTTACATGCAGCTATAATTGCAGGAACTCCTTTATTATTAGCTACTTTAGGAGAAATATTAACTGAAAAGGTTGGTAACCTTAACCTAGGAGTAGAAGGAATGATGCTTCTAGGAGCTGTTTTAGGATTTTTAGTGGGATATGGAACGGGAAATCCTATTTTAGCATTATTTGCAGCAATTGCAGCAGGAGCATTCGGAGCTTTTGTTTATGCAGTATTGACAATAACATTTAGGACTAATCAAGTAGTAACAGGATTAACATTAACCATTTTCGGAACTGGAGTTTCTTCATTACTTGGTCAAAAAGTAGTTGGTCAAGTAGTTCCGGATTCAGTAAAGAGTTTCTTTGCTCAAATGAAAATACCGGTGTTAGGTGATATTCCATTTATAGGATATATATTATTTAACCAAGATACCTTTGTATATATATCTTATGTACTTACTATAATTGTAGGTATTTATATGTATAAAACAAGGATCGGATTAAATCTAAGAGCAGTAGGTGAAAATCCTGGGGCAGCAGATTCTGTGAGTATAAATGTATCGCTCTATAAATATGTAAATATCATAATAGGAGGAGCTTTAGCTGGGCTAGGTGGAGCATATCTTTCACTAGTATATGTACCAGTTTGGCAAGATAATATCACATCTGGAAGAGGATGGATTGCAGTAGCTTTGGTAATATTCGCAGCATGGAATCCTTATAAAGCTATTTTAGGCTCATATCTTTTTGGAGGTTTAGATATTATTGGGTTTAGACTAGAAAAGACTATAATTTCTCCTTATATCTTAAGTATGCTTCCATACTTAGTAACAATTTTAGTATTAGTTGTAATATCAGTAAGAAAATCGAAGAAGAATGCACCACCAAGTTCATTGGGTTTACCATACTTTAGAGAAGAAAGATGA
- a CDS encoding ABC transporter permease: MIRLVKREEVKKSTNIKIRILSIVIAILIAGIFLLILGNNPVDVFGGMIKGALGSPNRIRQTIIVAIPLVIASIGVGVAFKMLFWNIGGEGQIFMGAFGAAIVALNFTALPKPILLLFMCLAAIICGGLWAMIAGFLKVYFNTNETIITLMLNYVALKFITLLQFDLLKDKNAMGFPKIANFADKALLPKLFGVHIGWIIALIIVVVFFIFMNHSKLGYEIAVLGESKNTAKYAGININKTIFKAVFISGALCGLVGFIQASAVSQTLSIEVTNGVGNTAIIIAWLANLNAIFTLVVSFLFGVLIQGGAYIQTAFGIPNAAASVIQALVLFCVLAGEMFIRYKIDFKGVKR, translated from the coding sequence TTGATTAGATTAGTTAAAAGAGAAGAAGTTAAAAAATCAACAAATATTAAGATAAGAATTCTTTCTATAGTAATAGCTATTTTAATTGCAGGAATTTTCTTGCTAATATTAGGGAACAATCCAGTAGATGTATTTGGAGGAATGATTAAAGGTGCATTAGGATCTCCAAATAGAATAAGACAAACAATTATTGTTGCAATACCTTTAGTAATTGCATCAATTGGAGTTGGTGTTGCATTTAAAATGCTTTTTTGGAATATAGGAGGAGAAGGCCAAATATTTATGGGGGCTTTTGGAGCTGCCATAGTTGCATTAAACTTTACAGCGTTACCGAAACCTATATTACTCTTGTTTATGTGCTTAGCAGCTATCATATGTGGCGGATTATGGGCAATGATAGCAGGATTTTTAAAAGTATATTTTAATACAAATGAAACTATTATTACGTTAATGCTTAATTATGTGGCACTTAAATTTATAACATTATTGCAGTTTGATTTACTTAAAGATAAAAATGCTATGGGATTTCCTAAAATAGCAAACTTCGCTGATAAAGCATTGCTACCTAAGTTATTTGGAGTACACATAGGGTGGATTATTGCATTAATTATTGTGGTAGTTTTCTTTATCTTTATGAATCATAGTAAATTAGGATATGAAATAGCAGTTTTAGGGGAAAGTAAAAATACAGCAAAGTATGCAGGTATTAATATAAATAAAACAATATTTAAAGCAGTTTTTATAAGTGGTGCTTTATGTGGCTTAGTAGGCTTTATTCAGGCTTCAGCTGTTAGTCAAACCTTATCAATTGAAGTTACAAATGGTGTAGGAAATACAGCTATTATAATAGCATGGCTTGCAAATTTAAATGCGATTTTTACCCTTGTAGTATCCTTCTTATTCGGAGTTCTAATTCAAGGTGGAGCATATATACAAACAGCTTTTGGAATACCAAATGCAGCAGCATCAGTTATTCAAGCATTAGTATTATTTTGTGTGCTAGCAGGTGAAATGTTTATTAGATATAAAATAGATTTTAAGGGGGTAAAAAGATGA
- a CDS encoding DMT family transporter produces MRYNSTIKLMISMLIWGSLGVFVKNINLPSQEIAFSRAVIGTVFIFFINKFYFKNSLSELFDRKNRRTLFILIILGIFLGLNWILLFQSYKYTTIANGTLTYYLAPALAILLAPFVIKERIKLKSIISVVIAIFGLFLILTSNNTNQTGEYNHFLGISFALLAALVYALIILINKKVQGVSGLNSTFVQMFVSAISLLPIILYRGEYTITSTKTVGYLLVVGIIHTGLAYILYFTSLKSLATEKIAILSYIDPVSSVIYGFLLLGEGVSIKTIVGGILILSTGIINMDKE; encoded by the coding sequence ATGAGGTATAACAGCACAATAAAATTAATGATTTCAATGCTTATATGGGGAAGCTTAGGGGTATTTGTTAAAAATATTAATTTGCCATCACAAGAAATAGCATTTTCAAGAGCAGTTATTGGAACAGTATTCATTTTTTTTATTAATAAATTTTATTTTAAAAATTCATTAAGTGAATTATTTGATAGAAAAAACAGAAGAACTTTATTTATCTTAATCATATTGGGAATATTCTTAGGCCTGAATTGGATTCTGCTTTTCCAATCATATAAGTATACAACAATTGCAAATGGAACACTAACATATTATTTAGCACCTGCACTAGCTATATTATTAGCCCCATTTGTTATAAAAGAAAGGATTAAATTAAAGAGCATTATATCAGTTGTGATTGCAATATTTGGACTATTTCTTATTCTCACTTCAAATAATACAAATCAAACAGGAGAATACAATCACTTTTTAGGTATATCTTTTGCACTATTAGCAGCTTTGGTATATGCACTTATTATTTTAATAAACAAAAAAGTGCAGGGTGTAAGTGGATTAAATAGTACATTTGTCCAAATGTTTGTAAGTGCGATAAGTTTATTGCCAATAATACTTTATAGAGGAGAATATACAATAACTTCAACAAAGACAGTTGGATACTTATTAGTAGTAGGAATTATTCACACTGGTTTAGCCTATATACTATATTTTACAAGTCTTAAAAGTTTAGCTACTGAAAAAATTGCAATCCTTAGCTATATTGATCCTGTCTCTTCAGTAATATATGGATTTCTATTATTGGGAGAAGGTGTAAGCATAAAAACCATAGTTGGTGGGATACTTATATTGAGTACAGGGATAATAAATATGGACAAGGAGTGA
- a CDS encoding ABC transporter ATP-binding protein, which yields MNNNTPLISLINIEKRFGTVLANHNINLDLYKGEIHALLGENGAGKSTLINIISGVYSPDAGEIKLNGEKKSFGSPKEAMDAGVGTIYQHFKLVEAMTARDNLNLGNSKGLFSKGKKIDEDIMEICKTYDLEVDLDKYVSDMSVGEKQNLEILKVLYRGAKILILDEPTTVFTPQETEKLFKIMRKMKEVGCAVIFISHKMDEVMEISDKVTVLRKGETIKTLMKSETSPKELTELMVGRAVELSIEAVEAKQGKELLNVDGLTVLSEEGTEAIRNISFSIKAGEVLGVAGIAGAGQKELCEAIAGISKVKAGKIVFDGENLEGKNPREFVKRGISMSFIPEDRLGMGLVGSMDMVDNLLLKSYYSQKGLLIDRKPVIKRALELKDRLEIKTPSIHFPIRNLSGGNIQKILLGRELSVDPKLLVMAYPVRGLDINTCFTIYNLINDAKKNGTAVLFIGEDLDVLMQLCDRIMVICNGNVSGTIDSKDATREKLGLMMVGAEA from the coding sequence ATGAATAATAATACACCATTAATATCGTTAATTAACATTGAAAAAAGATTTGGTACCGTATTAGCAAATCATAATATAAACTTAGATCTTTATAAGGGAGAAATTCATGCATTACTTGGAGAAAATGGTGCAGGTAAAAGCACACTTATAAATATAATTTCAGGAGTTTATTCTCCAGATGCTGGTGAGATAAAACTAAATGGAGAAAAAAAGAGTTTTGGATCCCCAAAAGAAGCTATGGATGCAGGAGTAGGAACAATTTATCAACACTTTAAGTTAGTTGAAGCAATGACTGCGAGAGATAATCTTAACTTAGGAAATAGTAAGGGATTGTTTTCAAAGGGCAAAAAGATAGATGAAGACATCATGGAAATTTGTAAAACTTATGATTTGGAAGTGGATTTAGATAAGTATGTATCCGATATGTCAGTTGGAGAAAAACAAAATTTAGAGATATTAAAGGTGCTTTATAGAGGAGCTAAAATATTAATACTAGATGAACCAACTACAGTATTTACACCACAAGAAACTGAAAAGCTATTTAAGATAATGAGAAAAATGAAAGAAGTTGGATGTGCAGTTATTTTTATATCTCACAAAATGGATGAGGTTATGGAAATAAGTGATAAAGTAACAGTTTTAAGAAAAGGGGAAACAATTAAAACTCTTATGAAGAGTGAAACATCACCTAAAGAATTGACTGAACTTATGGTAGGTAGAGCTGTAGAACTATCAATAGAAGCAGTAGAAGCAAAACAAGGAAAAGAACTTCTAAATGTAGATGGACTAACTGTACTTAGCGAAGAAGGAACTGAAGCTATAAGAAATATCTCTTTCTCTATAAAGGCGGGAGAAGTCCTGGGAGTTGCTGGAATAGCTGGTGCAGGACAAAAGGAATTATGTGAGGCTATTGCAGGAATTTCTAAAGTCAAAGCTGGAAAAATAGTATTTGATGGAGAAAACTTAGAAGGAAAAAATCCTAGGGAATTCGTTAAAAGAGGAATAAGTATGAGTTTCATTCCTGAAGATAGATTAGGTATGGGGTTGGTTGGATCTATGGATATGGTTGATAACTTACTTCTAAAATCCTACTATTCTCAAAAAGGACTTTTAATCGATAGAAAGCCAGTAATAAAAAGAGCTTTAGAACTTAAAGATAGATTAGAAATTAAAACACCTTCAATACATTTTCCGATAAGAAATTTATCAGGTGGAAATATTCAAAAAATACTGCTTGGAAGAGAGCTTAGTGTAGATCCTAAACTGCTTGTAATGGCATATCCAGTTAGAGGATTAGATATTAACACATGTTTTACTATTTATAATCTTATCAATGATGCAAAAAAGAATGGTACAGCTGTATTGTTTATTGGGGAAGATTTAGATGTTTTAATGCAACTGTGCGATAGAATAATGGTTATATGTAATGGAAATGTAAGTGGAACCATCGATAGTAAAGATGCAACAAGAGAGAAACTAGGACTAATGATGGTAGGGGCAGAAGCCTAA